The Mangifera indica cultivar Alphonso chromosome 8, CATAS_Mindica_2.1, whole genome shotgun sequence genome has a window encoding:
- the LOC123223185 gene encoding uncharacterized protein LOC123223185 — translation MNPQDHFPCLHCHPQDYIRMVQHLIERCLLFHMSRDDCIKALAKYAGINPIVTLTVWKELLKENKVFFQAYFHATAPRHFRRKPADRGFNFRRRKYCRLTRRFMAQMNRRVPRKND, via the exons ATGAATCCTCAAGACCACTTCCCTTGTTTGCATTGCCACCCACAGGACTACATCAGAAtg GTTCAACATTTGATTGAGAGATGCCTGCTCTTTCACATGAGCAGAGATGACTGCATCAAAGCGCTAGCAAAGTATGCCGGTATCAACCCAATTGTCACTCTTACAG TTTGGAAAGAGTTACTTAAAGAGAACAAGGTCTTCTTTCAAGCATATTTCCATGCTACTGCTCCAAGGCACTTCAGAA GAAAGCCAGCTGACAGGGGTTTTAATTTCCGAAGAAGGAAGTATTGCCGGTTAACAAGAAGATTCATGGCACAGATGAACAGAAGGGTTCCTCGGAAAAATGATTAA
- the LOC123222507 gene encoding tRNA (adenine(58)-N(1))-methyltransferase catalytic subunit TRMT61A-like, with amino-acid sequence MLPTDSTKKLSFNRCIGDGDLVIVYERHDSMKAVKVCRSSVLQNRFGMFKHSDWIGKPFGSKVFSNKGGFVYLLAPTPELWTLVLSHRTQILYIADISFVIMYLEIVPGCLVLESGTGSGSLTTSLARAVAPTGHVYTYDFHEQRAASAREDFERTGVSSFVTVEVRDIQGEGFPDEFSGLADSIFLDLPQPWMVIPSAEKMLKQDGILCSFSPCIEQVQRSCKSLQSNFTDIRTFEILLRTYEVRQGKADSLTHKRKKHPNEGSNEQVNPSTATVMARPCGETRGHTGYLTFARLKCLS; translated from the exons ATGTTGCCAACTGATTCAACAAAAAAGTTATCCTTCAATCGGTGCATTGGAGATGGGGATTTGGTTATTGTCTATGAGAGACATGACTCTATGAAAGCTGTTAAAGTTTGTCGGAGTTCTGTGCTCCAGAACCGGTTTGGCATGTTTAAACATTCAGATTGGATTGGGAAGCCATTTGGGTCCAAGGTATTCAGCAACAAGGGCggatttgtttatttgttagcTCCGACTCCGGAGTTATGGACTCTGGTTTTGAGCCACAGAACACAGATTCTATACATTGCGGATATTAGCTTTGTGATCATGTACTTGGAAATTGTTCCTGGCTGTTTGGTTCTGGAGTCGGGAACTGGAAGCGGATCTTTAACTACCTCACTTGCAAGGGCAGTAGCCCCAACAGGACATGTCTATACATATGATTTCCATGAGCAAAGGGCTGCCTCGGCTAG GGAGGACTTTGAAAGGACAGGAGTGAGCAGCTTTGTCACTGTAGAAGTTAGAGATATTCAGGGTGAGGGATTTCCAGATGAGTTTTCTGGGTTGGCTGATTCTATTTTCCTGGATCTACCCCAACCTTGGATGGTCATTCCTTCAGCTGAGAAAATGTTGAAACAAGATGGCATTTTGTGCTCCTTCTCACCATGTATTGAGCAAGTGCAGCGATCTTGCAAATctcttcaatcaaattttactG ATATAAGGACATTTGAGATACTTCTTCGGACTTATGAAGTTCGGCAAGGGAAAGCAGATTCTCTTACTCACAAGAGGAAAAAACATCCAAATGAAGGTAGCAATGAGCAGGTGAATCCAAGTACAGCTACTGTCATGGCAAGGCCCTGTGGTGAAACCAGAGGTCACACTGGCTATTTGACATTTGCAAGACTCAAATGTCTCTCATGA